From the genome of Perca fluviatilis chromosome 1, GENO_Pfluv_1.0, whole genome shotgun sequence, one region includes:
- the cabp2a gene encoding calcium-binding protein 2a isoform X1 has product MGNINKASKKNSKRKTGESPIGQSGTPLAAAMLGGLGGAGEVDTDDEDEGGSERDFDEPLCALVKNCNMLHHLVGPACIFLRQSFAQSQLDRDLRPEEMEELREAFREFDKDKDGFISCKDLGECMRTMGYMPTEMELIELSQQICGGKVDFEDFVELMGPKMLAETADMIGVKELRDAFKEFDSDGDGQISLGELREAMKKLMGEQLNHREIDEILRDIDLNGDGQVDFEEFVRMMSR; this is encoded by the exons ATGGGAAACATAAACAAAGCTTCTAAAAAGAACAGTAAAAGGAAGACG GGGGAGTCGCCCATTGGACAAAGCGGCACCCCATTGGCTGCCGCCATGCTGGGGGGCCTGGGGGGTGCAGGTGAGGTAGACACGGATGACGAGGATGAAGGAGGGAGCGAGCGGGACTTTGATGAGCCCCTGTGCGCTCTGGTTAAGAACTGCAACATGCTGCACCACTTAGTGGGGCCTGCTTGTATCTTCCTCAGACAGAGCTTCGCACAGAGCCAGCTT GACAGAGATCTACGACCAGAGGAAATGGAAG AGCTGCGTGAGGCATTCAGGGAGTTTGACAAAGACAAGGATGGCTTCATCAGCTGTAAGGACCTGGGCGAGTGCATGAGGACTATGGGATACATGCCGACAGAGATGGAACTGATAGAACTCAGCCAGCAGATCT GTGGCGGCAAAGTGGACTTTGAGGACTTTGTGGAACTGATGGGTCCCAAAATGCTCGCTGAGACTGCAGACATGATTGGAGTCAAGGAGCTGAGGGACGCCTTCAAAGAG TTTGACTCTGATGGCGATGGCCAGATCAGCCTTGGGGAGCTGAGGGAAGCCATGAAGAAGCTAATGGGGGAGCAGCTAAACCACCGCGAGATAGACGAGATCCTGCGAGACATTGACCTCAACGGGGACGGACAGGTGGACTTTGAAG AGTTTGTGCGAATGATGTCTCGCTGA